One window of the Dreissena polymorpha isolate Duluth1 chromosome 5, UMN_Dpol_1.0, whole genome shotgun sequence genome contains the following:
- the LOC127881016 gene encoding uncharacterized protein LOC127881016 codes for MPLKACILCEKRLKIHQRRPVNKHVAKYLKKNFLIETTQDQFICGKCSRPAYYAASQQPSCAQQPSCASTSSLPPQNVLPNSPPSIKLNIKTTSKSHAYCFICKKPGPKLIVVPTSTRTETFIQHNILITAESRCCPGHFKQNGTSFEENVISKLSTIDNVFLNRSSLLNLLTAVREYCVCSKSKRLSFDDLTTFSEEDLLNLTGISVSNFLALLKAVELSIRNTPARTVATTIGILLFKLKSGLSNKVLSTLFDVSKSSVRRAIQTSRKVLMTDFVPFNLGFSHISREDVINKHTRNLAQLLFTENKEQVILVLDGTYIYIQKSGNFQFQRQTYSMHKGRPLVKPMVIVTTSGYFISVIGPYLANSKNNDASILHHLIKNNIEEIKNWVKENDIFVVDRGFRDATSLLEELGIHAQMPSFLPRGSKQLPTDLANSSRLVTKVRWVVEAANARIKRWKYFDHILPTNQVPFIGDYIKIICSLCNKFLPPLSANCESSEDFLCAERMMAKLKEENKLQKFVEDNNLHRRSISKWSSVNESVSNFPQLDETMLKLLTLGTYQLKLCPSYIQEYMGSECTIDVFRETCDLIRVRLQSRHISSKTYQVWIQYDSDHVKAWYCQCRAGARTVGTCSHVASAIWYLSGLSGTINDCGIQDWGKYIDDASHVPQTVDTSDSESDVSTVEE; via the exons ATGCCTCTCAAAGCGTGTATTTTATGCGAAAAACGGCTCAAAATACACCAACGCCGTCCTGTAAATAAACATGtcgcaaaatatttaaaaaagaatttccTGATAGAAACAACACAAGATCAATTTATTTGTGGCAAGTGTAGTCGGCCAGCGTATTACGCTGCATCACAACAACCTTCTTGTGCACAACAACCTTCTTGTGCCTCTACCAGCTCATTGCCGCCGCAAAATGTTCTCCCAAACAGTCCTCCTTCAATCaaattgaatattaaaacaacatcaaaaagccatgcttattgtttcatttgcaaGAAACCTGGACCAAAATTGATTGTCGTTCCTACTTCTACAAGGACAGAAACCTTCATtcaacataatattttaataacagcGGAAAGTAGGTGTTGTCCCGGTCATTTCAAGCAAAATGGTACATCCTTTGAAGAAAATGTAATTTCAAAATTGTCTACAATagacaatgtttttttaaacagatcaTCTCTTCTTAATCTTCTTACTGCAGTTCGAGAGTACTGCGTATGTTCAAAAAGTAAGAGGCTGTCGTTTGATGACTTAACAACTTTCAGTGAAGAAGACTTGTTAAATCTTACCGGCATTTCGGTGTCGAACTTTTTAGCACTCTTGAAAGCCGTCGAATTATCAATAAGAAACACGCCTGCTAGAACTGTAGCAACTACTATTGGAATTTTGTTGTTTAAGTTAAAGTCAGGTCTATCAAATAAGGTCCTGTCAACTTTGTTTGACGTTTCAAAATCAAGCGTCAGAAGAGCCATACAAACATCCAGAAAAGTACTTATGACCGACTTTGTGCCTTTTAATCTTGGCTTTTCACACATTTCACGCGAAGatgtaataaataaacatacgCGTAATTTGGCACAACTTCTTTTCACGGAAAATAAGGAACAAGTCATCCTCGTTCTCGACGGAACATACATCTACATTCAAAAAAGTGGAAACTTTCAATTTCAACGGCAAACATATAGTATGCACAAGGGAAGACCATTAGTTAAACCCATGGTTATTGTAACAACATCAGGATATTTTATTTCCGTAATCGGTCCATATTTGGCCAACAGCAAAAATAACGACGCATCAATTCTgcatcatttaattaaaaacaacatcGAAGAAATTAAAAACTGGGTCAAGGAAAACGACATATTTGTTGTCGACAGAGGCTTCCGTGATGCCACCTCTCTGCTTGAAGAGCTCGGGATCCACGCGCAGATGCCGTCATTTTTGCCGCGAGGAAGCAAACAACTACCAACTGATTTGGCAAACTCTTCACGGCTAGTTACAAAG GTAAGATGGGTAGTTGAAGCGGCTAACGCTAGAATCAAGCGGTGGAAGTATTTTGACCACATCTTGCCAACGAATCAAGTGCCATTCATAGGCgactatattaaaattatttgtagTTTATGTAACAAGTTTCTTCCACCTTTGAGTGCCAACTGTGAATCGTCTGAAGATTTTTTATGTGCGGAAAGGATGATGGCCAAActaaaagaagaaaataaattgcaaaaattTGTAGAAGATAATAACCTCCATCGCCGTAGTATCAGTAAATGGTCGTCTGTTAACGAATCTGTTTCCAACTTTCCTCAACTTGACGAAACAATGCTTAAACTCCTGACGCTAGGCACCTACCAGTTGAAGCTCTGTCCGTCTTACATTCAAGAATATATGGGCTCTGAATGCACAATCGATGTGTTCAGAGAAACTTGTGATCTCATTCGTGTCCGTCTTCAAAGCCGTCATATTTCATCAAAGACTTATCAGGTCTGGAttcaatatgactcagaccatgtTAAAGCATGGTATTGTCAATGCCGGGCAGGTGCGCGTACTGTTGGCACGTGTTCGCACGTTGCATCTGCCATTTGGTATTTGTCTGGTTTATCCGGGACAATAAATGATTGTGGCATTCAGGACTGGGGCAAATATATTGATGACGCGTCTCATGTGCCACAAACTGTGGACACTTCCGACTCCGAGTCAGATGTCAGTACTGTTGAGGAGTAA